A window from Shewanella livingstonensis encodes these proteins:
- the putA gene encoding bifunctional proline dehydrogenase/L-glutamate gamma-semialdehyde dehydrogenase PutA has translation MEANTMFKASEVLGGCYDNATLEELFTAVTNNYIVDEEQYLSELIKLVPSSEQDIEQVTRRAHELVSNVRQFEKKGLMVGIDAFLQQYSLETKEGIILMCLAEALLRIPDAETADALIQDKLSGAKWDEHLNKSGSLLVNASTWGLMLTGKLVQLDRNTDGSPSHILKRLVNRVGEPMIRQAMLAAMKIMGKQFVLGRDVTEALKNSEAKRKLGYTHSYDMLGEAALTTNDAQKYFMDYSNAIADLGAQQYDESEAPRPTISIKLSALHPRYEVANEGRVLTELYDSVIKLIVQARALKIGISIDAEEVDRLELSLKLFKQLYESEAAKGWGLLGIVVQAYSKRCLPVLCWLTRLAKDQGDEIPLRLVKGAYWDSELKWAQQAGEAGYPLYTRKAGTDVSYLACARYLLSDATRGAIYPQFATHNAQTVASIDAMAGNRLYEYQRLHGMGQELYDTILSESGAKAVRIYAPIGAHKDLLPYLVRRLLENGANTSFVHKLVDPNTPIESLVVHPLETLLGYKSLANHKIVQPADIFGAERKNSKGLNMNIISESEPFFAALDKFSDTQWTAGPLVNGQTLTGEVQIVISPYDTSLTVGKVAFADAKAIEQAVAGADAAFARWTRTPVETRTNALQKLADLLEENRDELIALCTREAGKSIQDGIDEVREAVDFCRYYAVQAKKMMANPELLPGPTGELNELFLQGRGIFVCISPWNFPLAIFLGQVSAALAAGNTVIAKPAEQTCLIGYRAVQLAHQAGIPVDVLQFLPGTGAVVGSALTADERIGGVCFTGSTGTAKLINRTLANRDGAIIPFIAETGGQNAMVVDSTSQPEQVVNDMVSSSFTSAGQRCSALRVLFLQEDIADRVIEVMKGAMEQLIIGNPSFVKTDVGPVIDATAKANLNAHIDHISQVGKLINKLELPAGTEKGHFVAPTAVEIDSIKMLEKEHFGPILHVIRYKAADLGKVIDEINSTGFGLTLGIHSRNEGHALNLADKVNVGNVYINRNQIGAVVGVQPFGGQGLSGTGPKAGGPHYLTRFVTEKTRTNNITAIGGNATLLSLGDTDE, from the coding sequence ATGGAAGCGAATACTATGTTCAAAGCGAGTGAAGTACTGGGCGGTTGCTATGACAATGCCACTCTTGAGGAACTGTTTACTGCAGTAACCAACAACTACATTGTCGATGAAGAGCAATACCTGTCTGAATTAATTAAGCTTGTGCCTTCGTCTGAACAAGATATTGAACAAGTCACACGCCGTGCCCATGAACTCGTGAGCAACGTTCGTCAGTTTGAGAAAAAAGGTCTTATGGTGGGTATTGATGCATTTTTGCAGCAATATAGCTTAGAAACGAAAGAAGGCATTATCTTAATGTGCTTGGCTGAAGCCTTGCTGCGTATTCCTGATGCTGAAACCGCGGACGCGCTAATTCAAGATAAACTGTCTGGTGCTAAGTGGGATGAACACCTTAATAAAAGTGGCTCATTATTGGTTAACGCCTCAACGTGGGGCTTAATGTTAACGGGTAAACTGGTTCAGTTAGATCGTAATACTGACGGTTCGCCAAGTCATATATTAAAACGCCTCGTTAACCGTGTTGGTGAACCTATGATCCGTCAAGCTATGCTAGCGGCTATGAAGATCATGGGTAAGCAGTTTGTGTTAGGACGTGATGTTACTGAAGCGCTAAAAAATAGCGAAGCTAAACGTAAATTAGGTTATACCCACAGTTATGACATGCTGGGTGAAGCCGCTTTAACAACCAATGATGCGCAAAAGTACTTTATGGATTACAGCAATGCTATTGCTGATTTAGGTGCGCAACAATACGATGAGTCTGAGGCTCCACGGCCAACAATTTCAATTAAACTATCAGCATTACATCCTCGTTATGAAGTGGCTAACGAAGGCCGAGTATTAACCGAGCTATACGACTCAGTCATTAAGTTGATTGTTCAAGCTCGTGCCTTGAAGATTGGTATATCTATTGATGCTGAAGAAGTTGATCGTCTTGAGCTATCATTAAAGTTGTTTAAGCAACTTTATGAGTCAGAAGCCGCAAAAGGTTGGGGCTTATTAGGCATTGTGGTTCAAGCTTATTCGAAGCGTTGTTTACCGGTGTTGTGTTGGTTGACACGTCTTGCTAAAGATCAAGGTGATGAAATCCCCCTTCGATTAGTAAAAGGTGCTTACTGGGACAGCGAACTTAAATGGGCGCAACAGGCTGGCGAAGCCGGTTACCCACTTTATACCCGTAAGGCGGGCACTGATGTGTCTTATTTGGCCTGTGCCCGTTATTTATTATCTGATGCCACTCGTGGTGCTATTTATCCGCAATTTGCCACTCATAATGCGCAAACCGTTGCCAGTATTGATGCTATGGCAGGTAATCGCCTTTATGAATACCAACGTTTACACGGCATGGGGCAAGAATTATACGACACGATTTTGTCTGAAAGCGGTGCTAAAGCGGTACGCATTTATGCTCCTATTGGCGCCCACAAAGATTTACTGCCGTATTTAGTGCGTCGTTTGCTTGAAAACGGTGCCAATACCTCATTTGTGCATAAACTCGTTGACCCTAATACTCCAATAGAAAGCCTAGTGGTTCATCCATTGGAGACGCTATTAGGTTACAAGTCGTTAGCTAATCATAAAATTGTTCAACCAGCGGATATTTTTGGTGCAGAACGTAAAAACTCTAAAGGATTAAACATGAATATTATTTCTGAATCAGAGCCATTCTTCGCTGCATTAGACAAATTTAGCGATACCCAATGGACTGCTGGTCCTTTGGTCAATGGTCAAACACTTACTGGTGAAGTGCAAATCGTTATCAGTCCATACGATACCTCATTAACGGTAGGTAAAGTCGCATTTGCTGATGCGAAAGCGATAGAGCAAGCTGTTGCGGGTGCTGATGCGGCTTTTGCCCGTTGGACGCGAACTCCAGTTGAGACACGTACTAATGCTCTGCAAAAATTAGCCGACTTATTAGAAGAAAACCGTGATGAATTAATTGCATTATGTACCCGTGAAGCGGGTAAGAGCATTCAAGACGGCATTGATGAAGTACGTGAAGCCGTCGACTTTTGTCGTTACTACGCCGTACAAGCAAAGAAAATGATGGCTAATCCTGAATTGCTTCCAGGCCCAACAGGTGAGTTAAATGAGTTGTTTTTACAAGGCCGTGGTATTTTTGTGTGTATTAGCCCATGGAACTTCCCGTTAGCGATTTTCTTGGGCCAAGTCTCTGCAGCCCTTGCTGCGGGTAACACAGTGATTGCAAAACCCGCAGAGCAAACCTGTTTAATCGGTTATCGCGCAGTGCAACTTGCACATCAAGCTGGTATTCCTGTCGACGTATTGCAGTTTTTACCAGGTACAGGCGCTGTTGTTGGTTCGGCATTAACAGCCGATGAACGTATTGGCGGTGTATGTTTTACCGGTTCAACTGGTACGGCTAAATTAATTAACCGCACTTTGGCTAATCGTGATGGCGCTATCATTCCATTCATCGCAGAAACCGGCGGTCAAAATGCCATGGTGGTTGATTCAACTTCACAACCTGAGCAAGTAGTAAATGATATGGTTTCTTCATCATTTACTAGTGCTGGTCAACGTTGTTCTGCACTACGAGTATTGTTTTTACAAGAAGATATTGCCGATCGCGTGATTGAAGTGATGAAAGGTGCGATGGAGCAATTAATCATTGGCAATCCTAGTTTCGTTAAGACGGACGTAGGCCCAGTGATTGATGCAACGGCCAAAGCAAACTTGAATGCCCATATTGATCATATTAGCCAAGTAGGTAAGTTAATTAATAAACTTGAGTTACCAGCAGGTACTGAAAAAGGTCACTTCGTTGCACCAACAGCAGTTGAAATTGATTCGATAAAGATGCTAGAAAAAGAGCACTTTGGGCCTATTTTACATGTCATCCGCTACAAAGCCGCTGACTTAGGTAAAGTGATTGATGAAATTAATAGTACCGGGTTTGGCTTAACTTTAGGTATTCACAGCCGTAATGAAGGCCATGCACTTAACTTAGCGGATAAAGTGAACGTGGGTAACGTGTATATTAATCGTAATCAAATTGGCGCAGTTGTTGGTGTGCAGCCATTTGGCGGTCAAGGGCTATCGGGCACGGGCCCTAAAGCTGGCGGTCCTCATTACTTAACTCGTTTTGTGACTGAAAAAACTCGTACTAATAACATTACTGCTATTGGTGGCAATGCGACGTTATTATCATTAGGTGATACTGACGAATAA
- a CDS encoding TMEM165/GDT1 family protein: MEALFASTLTVAIAEIGDKTQLLALLLAVRFNNKAAIISGILLATLLNHFLAALLGQLAIAWIDPQWASYLVAGSFFAIALWVLIPDKMDDDDNRFYKLGAFAATFILFFIAEIGDKTQIATIVLAAKYQSLIWVVIGTTLGMLIANVPVVLAGHFSANKLPMKLIHQGCAVLFALLGVATLMW; encoded by the coding sequence TTGGAAGCTTTATTCGCCTCAACTCTTACTGTTGCCATCGCTGAAATTGGCGACAAGACTCAGCTGTTAGCCTTACTGCTCGCGGTAAGATTTAATAACAAAGCCGCTATCATCTCCGGTATTTTACTTGCTACGTTATTGAATCATTTTCTTGCTGCTTTGTTAGGTCAGTTGGCCATTGCTTGGATTGATCCACAATGGGCAAGCTATCTGGTGGCGGGTTCATTTTTTGCTATTGCGTTATGGGTATTGATACCCGATAAAATGGACGATGATGATAACCGCTTCTATAAACTAGGCGCTTTTGCTGCAACGTTTATTTTGTTTTTTATTGCTGAAATAGGCGATAAAACTCAAATTGCTACCATTGTTTTAGCCGCAAAATACCAATCTCTGATCTGGGTTGTTATTGGTACTACGTTGGGCATGTTGATTGCCAATGTTCCAGTGGTATTGGCAGGCCATTTTAGCGCTAATAAATTACCTATGAAGCTTATTCACCAAGGATGTGCCGTGTTATTTGCACTGCTTGGTGTGGCGACACTCATGTGGTAA
- a CDS encoding MFS transporter, with protein sequence MPNSQRLDAETARGLPWVVAIAFFMQSLDGTILNTALPTMASDLNEHPLRMQGVIIAYMLTVALLIPASGWIADRFGTKKIFFGAILLFSLGSLLCALSNSLDMLIGARVVQGLGGALMLPVGRLVVLRAYPRSELVRIMGFITIPGLLGPLLGPTMGGWMVQYLTWHWIFLINLPVGVVLCGVEIYSRFTGQRKIAF encoded by the coding sequence ATGCCCAATAGTCAACGGCTTGATGCCGAAACTGCCCGTGGGTTACCTTGGGTGGTCGCGATTGCCTTTTTTATGCAATCGCTTGATGGGACGATCCTTAACACCGCATTACCGACTATGGCTAGCGACTTAAATGAACATCCGCTGCGCATGCAAGGCGTTATTATCGCTTACATGCTCACGGTTGCCTTGCTGATCCCAGCTTCTGGCTGGATTGCCGATCGCTTTGGTACCAAGAAAATATTCTTTGGTGCCATCCTTTTATTCAGCTTAGGGTCATTGCTATGTGCATTGTCCAATTCATTAGACATGCTCATTGGCGCTCGAGTGGTTCAAGGTTTAGGTGGTGCGCTGATGTTACCTGTTGGTCGGCTGGTGGTACTTAGGGCGTATCCGCGATCGGAATTAGTACGGATAATGGGTTTTATCACGATTCCAGGTTTGCTTGGTCCATTACTAGGTCCAACGATGGGTGGTTGGATGGTGCAATATTTAACCTGGCATTGGATTTTTTTGATCAACTTACCCGTAGGTGTGGTGTTATGCGGTGTGGAAATATATTCCCGATTTACGGGGCAAAGAAAGATCGCGTTTTGA
- a CDS encoding Na+/H+ antiporter NhaC family protein yields the protein MTKATSSATTALNSPASFVALLPLFLFLGLFIGAGLYFQSQGVDYAFYQLPSVIAILPAIVLAVLLSKQQINNAIETFIEGIGHSNIIAMCLIYLLAGAFAAVAKATGGVDATVALGLSFIPSNLLLPGFFVIAAFIATSMGTSMGTIAAVAPVALGVADQAQIDYALMAGAVMSGALFGDNLSIISDTTIAATRTQGCEMKDKFRENLVFSIPASILTLIAFSFVGQGQADIAPQDIEILKVLPYLTILVLAVVGLNVFVVLSLGIVLAGMTGVLTSEYSVIQFGNDIYTGFTNMQEIFILSMLVGGLAALMQQQGGLTFVSKQIEGLISRFSKANGEASSRAAELGMAAIVAATNTCVANNTVSIVVTGDIAKELAEKHGVSPKRAASILDIFACIVQGLIPHGAQALLIASVFTISPLTAVSNAWYCMILAVMAVLIVIFRQRA from the coding sequence TTGACCAAAGCTACTTCATCAGCCACCACGGCACTCAATAGTCCCGCATCGTTTGTGGCATTATTACCATTATTTCTGTTTTTAGGCCTATTTATTGGCGCAGGTTTATATTTTCAAAGCCAGGGTGTTGATTATGCGTTTTACCAATTACCCAGTGTTATTGCTATTTTGCCAGCCATTGTATTGGCGGTATTGTTGTCGAAACAGCAAATCAATAATGCGATAGAAACCTTTATTGAAGGTATTGGCCACAGTAATATTATTGCTATGTGCCTAATATATTTATTGGCTGGCGCGTTTGCTGCAGTGGCTAAAGCTACTGGTGGTGTTGATGCCACCGTTGCACTTGGCTTATCGTTTATTCCATCTAATTTATTGCTGCCTGGCTTTTTTGTTATTGCCGCTTTTATTGCAACATCGATGGGTACATCAATGGGTACTATTGCGGCGGTTGCTCCTGTCGCATTGGGTGTCGCCGACCAAGCGCAAATCGACTATGCATTAATGGCGGGTGCCGTTATGTCTGGAGCACTATTTGGTGATAACTTATCGATTATTTCCGATACTACGATTGCAGCAACCCGTACTCAAGGTTGTGAAATGAAAGATAAATTCCGCGAAAACTTAGTCTTTTCAATCCCCGCATCAATCCTGACCCTGATTGCTTTTTCGTTTGTTGGCCAAGGGCAAGCGGATATTGCGCCTCAGGACATTGAAATATTAAAAGTATTACCGTATTTAACCATTCTGGTGTTGGCTGTGGTTGGTTTAAACGTATTTGTGGTGTTGTCATTAGGGATTGTACTTGCAGGCATGACAGGCGTACTGACCTCAGAATATAGCGTTATTCAATTTGGTAATGACATTTATACTGGCTTTACTAACATGCAGGAAATTTTTATTCTGTCGATGTTAGTCGGTGGTTTAGCAGCATTAATGCAACAACAAGGTGGCTTAACCTTTGTCAGTAAACAAATTGAAGGCTTAATTAGTCGTTTTTCAAAAGCCAATGGTGAAGCATCAAGTCGTGCAGCAGAGCTAGGTATGGCAGCGATTGTTGCCGCGACCAATACTTGTGTTGCTAATAATACCGTGTCAATTGTGGTTACGGGTGATATTGCGAAAGAGCTTGCTGAAAAGCATGGCGTTTCACCAAAACGAGCCGCGAGTATTTTAGATATTTTTGCTTGTATCGTTCAGGGCTTAATTCCCCATGGCGCCCAGGCACTATTAATCGCATCGGTGTTTACTATTAGTCCGTTAACGGCAGTGTCTAATGCTTGGTATTGTATGATTTTGGCGGTTATGGCAGTGTTAATTGTGATTTTCCGTCAACGAGCTTAA
- a CDS encoding aromatic amino acid transport family protein: protein MNFKTLGSISIVAGTAIGGGMLALPLATAALGMIPALILLVVIWGLSAYTSLLMLEINLHSGIGDNVHAITGKTLGKVGQLIQGGSFLSLLFALTMVYLMGGSSLLETRLQPIGINMSNQVAVILFTVIFGGLIAIGVKWIDKVSRILFTSMVVLLIIVVAFLLPDVNLIGALNNYSTDVASGSALQQLWLAAIPVVFTSFGFHVCIATIVRYLEGDAVSLRKVLLIGSTIPLVCYILWLLVTLGSLGGETVHHFGGSLPKLVTALQGLAQSNIISQAIDLFANLALITSFLGVTMSLFDYVAELTRAKDDAVGRAKTWLITFIPPLLCALYYPDGFFKVLGFAAIPLVVMIIYLPIAMALTQRSQQLGGYQVSGGTFGLIVAGLLGTLIVVAQLMVALA from the coding sequence GTGAATTTTAAAACTTTAGGCTCTATTTCAATTGTAGCTGGAACGGCAATTGGCGGGGGAATGCTAGCATTGCCATTAGCTACGGCAGCCTTGGGAATGATCCCCGCATTAATCTTATTAGTCGTCATTTGGGGTTTATCGGCTTACACCTCGTTATTGATGTTAGAAATTAATCTTCACAGTGGTATCGGTGATAACGTCCATGCCATAACCGGTAAAACGCTGGGTAAAGTCGGCCAGTTAATCCAAGGAGGCTCATTTCTCAGCTTATTATTCGCCTTAACCATGGTGTATTTAATGGGAGGTTCATCGTTATTAGAAACCCGTTTACAACCCATTGGGATTAACATGAGCAATCAAGTAGCGGTAATACTGTTTACCGTTATTTTTGGCGGCTTAATTGCTATTGGCGTCAAATGGATTGATAAAGTATCACGCATTTTATTTACCTCTATGGTGGTGTTACTCATCATTGTGGTGGCATTTTTATTACCCGACGTTAATTTAATCGGTGCATTAAACAATTATTCAACCGATGTTGCTTCAGGTTCAGCGCTACAACAATTATGGTTAGCCGCTATCCCCGTTGTGTTCACCTCGTTTGGTTTCCATGTGTGTATTGCGACCATTGTGCGCTATTTAGAGGGTGATGCGGTTTCTCTCAGAAAGGTATTATTGATAGGCTCCACCATTCCACTGGTTTGTTACATTCTATGGTTATTAGTGACCTTAGGCTCTTTAGGGGGCGAAACCGTGCACCACTTTGGTGGTTCACTGCCTAAACTCGTGACCGCTTTGCAAGGTTTAGCCCAGTCAAACATTATCAGTCAAGCTATTGATTTATTTGCTAACCTTGCATTAATCACTTCATTCTTAGGTGTTACCATGAGCTTATTTGATTATGTCGCAGAGCTCACTCGCGCCAAAGATGATGCCGTTGGACGCGCTAAAACATGGTTAATAACCTTTATACCGCCACTATTATGTGCACTTTATTACCCCGACGGATTTTTTAAAGTGCTTGGTTTTGCTGCCATTCCATTGGTGGTAATGATTATCTACTTACCGATTGCAATGGCATTAACACAACGCTCGCAGCAATTAGGCGGTTACCAAGTCTCTGGTGGGACTTTCGGGCTTATCGTTGCCGGCTTACTGGGAACATTAATTGTTGTTGCTCAGTTAATGGTGGCGCTAGCCTAA
- a CDS encoding RNA pseudouridine synthase, with protein MRLSHYLAVCGVASRRQAARLIDTGRVSINDQLGVHTDRVDLFEMVTILVDGKPILPVQAKQYFIYHKPVGIDCRLLAGDPHSLLHVLPDFPRLYPAGRLDKDSRGLLLLTNDGQLTQALMHPDFYHPKTYVVQVDKPVCADFLLMMAQGVQYADVQTRPCDIRPLSLSVNEDRFEIVLTQGLNRQIRRMCQALGYKVIDLLRIKLLDVCLDELAEKTLRPLTAAELLSLKASERDN; from the coding sequence ATGCGATTAAGTCACTATTTAGCAGTGTGTGGCGTGGCATCAAGGCGTCAAGCCGCGCGACTTATTGATACTGGTCGAGTCAGCATTAATGACCAATTAGGCGTGCATACCGACCGAGTTGACTTATTTGAAATGGTGACTATTTTGGTGGACGGTAAACCGATTCTGCCAGTGCAAGCAAAACAGTATTTTATCTATCATAAACCTGTTGGGATTGATTGCCGCTTATTAGCGGGTGACCCACACAGTCTGCTACATGTATTACCTGATTTTCCAAGGCTTTATCCTGCTGGACGTTTAGATAAAGATTCTCGCGGATTATTATTACTCACCAATGACGGCCAATTAACCCAAGCATTAATGCATCCCGATTTTTATCACCCAAAGACCTATGTGGTTCAAGTTGATAAACCTGTTTGCGCAGATTTTTTATTGATGATGGCTCAAGGAGTACAATATGCTGATGTACAAACTCGGCCTTGTGATATTAGGCCATTGAGCTTGTCTGTTAATGAAGACAGATTTGAGATTGTATTAACTCAAGGGCTAAATAGGCAAATACGACGTATGTGTCAAGCGCTAGGGTATAAGGTGATTGATTTACTGCGCATCAAGCTATTGGATGTGTGCCTTGATGAGTTAGCAGAAAAAACCCTGCGGCCATTAACGGCCGCAGAGTTGTTGAGTCTTAAAGCGAGTGAACGAGATAATTAA
- a CDS encoding S46 family peptidase, translated as MKKWLLTVAIAASFGATADEGMWQPHQLPAMADELKAKGLEISADSISKLTEFPMNAVISLGGCTASFVSPKGLVVTNHHCAYGSIQYNSTPEKNLLKDGFLAKTYAEELPATPGSRIFVTEEVTNVTDKITTGQMDKVGNDFYKGIELQEKTLVAECEKEDGYRCQVYSFHGGLEYYLVKQLEIRDVRLAYNPAASVGKYGGDVDNWMWPRHTGDFSFYRAYVSKDGKPADFSKDNVPYEPKSFLKVSAKGVSDGDFVMVAGYPGRTNRYRTADEVKNQFGWAYPEGKVLQERMIDIIKETAPEGSDERIKYESLIAGLANYAKNFTSMIEFYGKSTMLAEREKVETDLANWISKDKKRQQQYGKTLSSLEKLVAKSQQNQQRDTLLSYIGYTTMATTARDLYRLANEKTLADMAREPGYQDRDMTNFTSSMERIDRRYAASVDKALLTDLLSRYAALPAKQRVGSLDKAFGISNKFDPKALAKKLDNMYADTKLNDKATRLAWMNKSVADFKASNDPFIQFAVQTFAANMALEQQQKQLAGELMKVRPQYMDAIIAYNRELGKPVYADANSSLRVTVGNVKGYSPQDGLVAVPFTRLEGILAKDTGVDPFDAPAKQLELIKQKQYGDYYVKALDSVPVNFLSTLDTTGGNSGSPTLNGRAELVGLLFDGVYESIIGDWGYDAQSNRSIQVDSRYMLWVMQYVDNADNLLAEMDIVK; from the coding sequence ATGAAAAAATGGTTATTAACTGTCGCTATAGCAGCCAGCTTTGGCGCTACGGCAGATGAAGGTATGTGGCAGCCACATCAACTTCCCGCAATGGCTGATGAGCTAAAAGCAAAAGGCTTAGAGATCAGCGCAGATTCAATTTCTAAATTAACTGAATTTCCCATGAATGCCGTTATCAGCCTGGGTGGTTGTACTGCATCATTTGTGTCGCCTAAAGGCTTAGTTGTTACCAACCACCACTGCGCTTATGGTTCAATTCAGTACAACTCTACCCCTGAAAAAAACTTACTTAAAGATGGCTTCTTAGCAAAAACCTATGCAGAAGAATTACCTGCAACACCAGGTTCACGCATTTTCGTTACTGAAGAGGTGACCAACGTAACCGATAAAATTACCACCGGCCAAATGGATAAAGTGGGTAATGACTTTTATAAAGGCATTGAACTACAAGAAAAAACCTTAGTAGCAGAGTGTGAAAAAGAAGACGGTTATCGTTGTCAGGTTTACAGCTTCCATGGCGGCCTAGAGTATTATTTAGTTAAGCAGTTAGAAATTCGCGATGTGCGTTTAGCCTACAACCCAGCCGCTAGCGTGGGTAAATACGGCGGCGATGTTGATAACTGGATGTGGCCTCGTCATACCGGTGACTTCTCGTTTTATCGTGCTTATGTCTCTAAAGACGGTAAGCCTGCTGATTTCAGTAAAGACAACGTTCCGTACGAACCAAAAAGCTTTTTAAAAGTATCAGCTAAAGGCGTTAGCGATGGCGACTTTGTGATGGTTGCCGGTTATCCAGGCCGTACTAATCGATACCGCACCGCCGATGAAGTTAAAAACCAATTCGGATGGGCTTATCCAGAAGGGAAAGTGCTGCAAGAGCGGATGATTGATATCATCAAAGAAACGGCTCCAGAAGGTAGTGACGAGCGTATTAAATACGAAAGCTTAATTGCTGGCTTAGCAAACTACGCCAAAAACTTTACCTCGATGATAGAGTTTTATGGTAAATCCACTATGCTAGCCGAACGAGAGAAAGTCGAAACGGATTTAGCGAACTGGATAAGCAAAGATAAAAAACGTCAGCAACAATATGGTAAGACGTTATCAAGCTTAGAAAAACTGGTTGCTAAGAGCCAACAAAATCAGCAAAGAGACACTCTCTTAAGTTATATCGGTTACACCACAATGGCTACCACCGCACGTGACTTGTATCGTTTAGCCAATGAAAAAACCTTAGCTGATATGGCGCGTGAACCGGGATATCAAGACCGCGACATGACTAACTTCACTTCAAGTATGGAGCGTATTGATCGCCGCTATGCTGCCAGTGTTGATAAAGCGCTTTTAACCGACCTACTTAGTCGTTATGCAGCATTACCTGCAAAGCAACGTGTAGGATCGTTAGATAAAGCCTTTGGGATTAGCAATAAGTTTGATCCTAAAGCCTTAGCCAAAAAACTCGACAACATGTACGCCGATACCAAGCTAAACGATAAAGCGACACGGTTAGCGTGGATGAACAAATCAGTTGCTGACTTTAAAGCCTCAAACGATCCTTTCATTCAATTTGCGGTACAAACCTTTGCAGCCAATATGGCGCTAGAACAACAGCAAAAGCAATTAGCAGGTGAGTTAATGAAAGTGCGTCCGCAATATATGGATGCAATCATTGCCTATAACCGCGAGCTAGGTAAACCTGTGTATGCTGACGCAAACTCAAGCTTACGCGTGACTGTGGGTAATGTTAAAGGTTACTCGCCACAGGATGGTTTAGTTGCGGTACCATTTACCCGTCTAGAAGGTATTTTAGCTAAAGATACTGGCGTAGATCCATTTGATGCGCCCGCTAAACAGCTTGAGCTGATTAAGCAAAAGCAATACGGCGATTACTATGTCAAAGCGCTTGATTCGGTACCGGTTAACTTTTTATCGACACTAGACACAACGGGCGGTAACTCAGGTTCACCAACCTTAAACGGCCGCGCTGAATTAGTCGGTTTACTGTTTGATGGTGTATATGAAAGTATCATTGGTGACTGGGGATACGATGCTCAAAGCAATCGTTCAATCCAAGTAGATAGTCGCTATATGTTATGGGTGATGCAGTATGTAGATAATGCTGACAACTTATTGGCAGAAATGGACATTGTTAAATAA
- a CDS encoding TIGR04211 family SH3 domain-containing protein, with protein MLRVLSILIFLLAPSGVFAAQAPTRFISDDVFTYIHGGPGTEFRIIGSVEAGQPISLLDNTEGDFTQIIDHKGREGWVLTSLVSDQPSFRERFPEMEAQLKQANDQLNNITQNTDNTAESLTLSNEKVAELKAALTKAIEERDDATSKVQQIADNQRYQMWQQGGLIAGVGALIGIVLVYLPRPQRRKKSRWM; from the coding sequence GTGTTAAGAGTACTTTCAATCCTTATATTTTTACTTGCGCCAAGTGGCGTATTTGCAGCCCAAGCACCAACGCGTTTTATTTCTGATGATGTGTTTACCTATATTCATGGTGGACCGGGTACAGAGTTTCGTATTATCGGCAGTGTTGAAGCAGGTCAACCGATCTCTTTACTGGATAATACCGAAGGTGATTTTACTCAAATCATTGACCATAAAGGTCGTGAGGGTTGGGTGTTAACCAGTTTAGTGTCAGACCAGCCAAGCTTTCGTGAACGTTTTCCTGAGATGGAAGCACAACTGAAGCAAGCAAATGACCAACTAAATAATATTACTCAAAATACTGATAATACCGCTGAGTCTCTAACGCTGTCTAACGAAAAGGTGGCTGAATTAAAAGCTGCTTTAACCAAAGCCATTGAAGAGAGAGATGACGCTACGTCAAAAGTGCAGCAAATAGCTGATAACCAACGTTATCAAATGTGGCAGCAAGGCGGATTGATCGCTGGGGTTGGTGCGCTCATTGGTATTGTGCTGGTGTACTTGCCTCGTCCACAGCGCCGCAAAAAAAGTCGCTGGATGTAG